From Flavobacterium sp. 102, a single genomic window includes:
- a CDS encoding glutamate dehydrogenase, giving the protein MPKKFIITSLLLFVLSNNAFAQFGFSHEIGAIVGPVAFQSDYGERNDFATNAGNTGYGIGIIHYLNFSYKAECNCYTPETYFNDHFKLRSELSYNKTELQHFGKWVDKSRTSLFAEQLRAMRGSTAVTNVGMQLEYFPLSIRDFSSTIGAWAPFLSLGGQFSFYDPEVYSTLGPLNSPISTPIKYYDGTTNQGGTVWSIVGSIGTRYKLTELSDLMIDLRWQYYFSNWVDGLNPDPAVYIENKANDWNVWLNFGYIYYLQ; this is encoded by the coding sequence ATGCCCAAAAAATTTATCATAACCTCGCTGCTGTTATTTGTGTTGTCAAATAATGCTTTTGCTCAATTTGGTTTTTCCCATGAAATAGGCGCAATTGTTGGTCCGGTAGCTTTCCAATCTGATTATGGAGAACGTAATGATTTTGCTACCAATGCTGGTAATACAGGATATGGAATAGGGATTATTCATTATTTAAACTTTTCATATAAAGCAGAGTGTAATTGTTATACACCTGAAACTTATTTTAACGATCACTTTAAGTTAAGAAGTGAATTGTCCTATAATAAAACAGAGCTACAGCATTTTGGTAAATGGGTTGATAAAAGTAGAACCTCTTTGTTTGCGGAACAGTTGAGAGCCATGAGAGGAAGTACCGCTGTTACAAATGTTGGGATGCAGTTAGAGTATTTCCCTTTGAGTATCAGAGATTTTAGTTCTACGATTGGAGCGTGGGCGCCATTTCTTAGTTTGGGAGGCCAATTTAGTTTTTATGATCCTGAAGTTTATTCAACACTTGGTCCATTAAATTCTCCAATTTCAACTCCTATAAAATACTACGATGGTACTACTAATCAAGGAGGAACCGTTTGGTCAATAGTAGGAAGTATTGGTACCCGTTACAAGTTGACAGAGCTTTCTGATTTGATGATCGACTTGCGTTGGCAGTATTATTTTTCCAATTGGGTTGATGGTTTAAATCCGGATCCCGCTGTTTACATTGAAAACAAGGCTAATGATTGGAATGTTTGGTTGAATTTTGGATATATCTATTATTTACAATAG
- the gdhA gene encoding NADP-specific glutamate dehydrogenase: MSKSINDFIELVAKRNANEPEFMQAVKEVAETVIPFIEENKKYQNKMLLERMVEPERVIMFRVTWIDDAGNTQVNRGYRIQMNSAIGPYKGGIRFHPSVNLSILKFLAFEQTFKNSLTTLPMGGGKGGADFDPKGKSDNEIMRFCQSFMTELSKHIGADTDVPAGDIGVGGREVGYMFGQYKRLRNEFTGVLTGKGISFGGSLIRPEATGYGDVYFAQNMLATKGDSFTGKTVVVSGSGNVAQYAIQKATELGGKVVTASDSSGYIVDADGIDAEKLAYIMEIKNVNYGRISDYVAKYPNAKFVAGKRPWEVKCDIALPCATQNELNGDEAKTLVANGCICVAEGANMPSTPEAIEVFTHAKILFAPGKASNAGGVATSGLEMSQNSLRLSWTSEEVDQRLKDIMANIHAACVKYGTDANGYTDYVKGANVAGFVKVADAMLAQGIV; this comes from the coding sequence ATGTCAAAAAGTATTAACGATTTTATCGAATTGGTTGCTAAAAGAAACGCCAATGAGCCTGAATTTATGCAAGCAGTTAAAGAAGTTGCAGAAACTGTAATTCCTTTTATTGAAGAAAATAAAAAATACCAAAACAAAATGCTTTTGGAAAGAATGGTTGAACCGGAAAGAGTAATCATGTTCCGTGTAACTTGGATTGATGATGCCGGAAATACTCAAGTGAATCGCGGTTACAGAATCCAAATGAACTCTGCTATCGGACCATATAAAGGCGGAATTCGTTTCCATCCATCGGTAAATTTAAGCATTCTGAAATTCTTAGCTTTTGAACAAACTTTCAAAAACAGCTTAACAACATTGCCAATGGGCGGTGGTAAAGGTGGTGCTGATTTTGATCCAAAAGGAAAATCAGACAACGAAATCATGAGATTCTGTCAATCATTTATGACGGAATTATCTAAACACATCGGTGCTGATACTGACGTTCCTGCAGGTGACATTGGTGTTGGCGGAAGAGAAGTGGGTTACATGTTTGGTCAATACAAAAGATTAAGAAATGAATTCACCGGAGTTTTAACCGGAAAAGGTATTTCTTTCGGAGGTTCATTAATCCGTCCGGAAGCAACAGGTTACGGCGATGTCTATTTCGCTCAAAACATGTTGGCTACCAAAGGAGATAGTTTCACCGGAAAAACTGTAGTGGTTTCAGGTTCAGGAAACGTAGCACAATATGCGATCCAAAAAGCAACTGAATTAGGAGGAAAAGTAGTTACGGCTTCTGACTCTTCAGGATACATTGTAGATGCTGACGGAATTGACGCTGAGAAACTAGCATACATCATGGAAATCAAAAACGTAAACTACGGAAGAATTTCTGATTATGTAGCTAAATATCCAAATGCAAAATTCGTAGCAGGGAAACGTCCTTGGGAAGTAAAATGTGATATCGCTTTACCATGCGCAACTCAAAATGAATTAAACGGTGACGAAGCCAAAACATTAGTAGCCAACGGATGCATCTGTGTAGCTGAAGGCGCGAACATGCCTTCTACTCCTGAAGCGATTGAAGTATTTACGCATGCTAAAATTCTTTTCGCACCAGGAAAAGCTTCTAACGCCGGTGGTGTAGCAACTTCTGGTCTTGAAATGTCGCAAAACTCTTTGCGTTTGAGCTGGACTTCAGAAGAAGTTGACCAACGATTAAAAGATATTATGGCCAACATTCACGCAGCTTGTGTGAAATATGGTACTGATGCTAATGGCTATACAGATTATGTAAAAGGCGCAAACGTTGCCGGTTTCGTCAAAGTAGCCGATGCCATGTTGGCACAAGGAATAGTATAA
- a CDS encoding two-component regulator propeller domain-containing protein, whose protein sequence is MKNCFLWLLLFFFQMGLSQQNQNWKGYFSYNQIKDLSESTNKVYAAAENALFIKNNLSSDIQTINTIDGLSGQTISALYHSDTFNKTIVGYQNGLIIVINDADGSMLNVVDIINKNIPTNIKKVNHFMEHDGIVYVSCDFGIVQYKLATLEFGDTYFIGPNGLEIKVLQTTIYNSDIYAVTQDYGIRKAVITNPNLNDFAQWAVFDAGYWNGIANFNNQLIGLNTNNRVYKYNGFFFSEVGIIGQPGLDIRATSNYLIVTSANHVFIYNTTLGQIIHLQSSQITSASVTFTCATIINENIYIGTSENGVIASSISAPTNFEFIMPNGPIKNNMFAINSSSSNLWAVYGGYDISYNPYTYIGFDLTKFGISKYAATGWLNIPYSDVLEAKSLSKITVNPNDETQVYISSYHSGLLKLENDVPTTLLDHTNSGLESLGTGVNTSVRINGTAFDRQGNLWVTNSKIKNGLKVLRTTGQWQSYDMDGILDNFVANNLNKIVIDNSGTKWMATQLDGVIAFNENTNIFKKITDGVDLGNLPSRDVRAIAVDNRNQLWIGTNKGLRVLPSTSSYNGTDQMKANPIIILEEDLAQELLFEQFITDIAVNGSNQKWISTADSGVFLFSSNGQETIYHFTKDNSPLPSNVVNDVEINAETGEVFFATDKGLVSFQGTSTKPADSLQDVYVYPNPVRPEFVGTVKIAGLISKANIKITDIEGNLVYETTSEGGTVEWDTTAFGKYKVASGVYMIFIAAEDASETAVKKVMIIR, encoded by the coding sequence ATGAAAAATTGTTTTTTGTGGTTGTTGCTGTTCTTTTTCCAAATGGGTTTGTCTCAACAAAACCAAAATTGGAAAGGCTATTTTTCATACAATCAAATTAAAGACCTTTCTGAATCAACCAATAAAGTTTATGCCGCTGCCGAAAATGCTTTGTTTATCAAAAACAATCTCTCCAGCGACATTCAAACTATTAATACAATAGACGGGCTTTCCGGACAAACCATTTCCGCCCTTTATCATAGCGACACTTTCAATAAAACTATCGTAGGATACCAAAACGGATTAATAATCGTAATCAACGATGCTGATGGAAGCATGCTCAATGTGGTAGATATTATAAATAAAAACATTCCGACCAATATCAAAAAAGTAAACCACTTTATGGAACATGATGGGATAGTTTATGTTTCTTGTGACTTCGGAATTGTACAATACAAATTAGCCACTTTAGAATTTGGCGACACCTATTTCATTGGCCCAAATGGTTTGGAAATAAAAGTACTCCAAACTACCATTTACAATAGTGATATTTATGCAGTAACTCAAGATTATGGCATCCGAAAAGCCGTTATTACCAATCCTAATTTGAATGATTTTGCCCAATGGGCCGTTTTTGATGCCGGTTATTGGAATGGAATCGCAAACTTCAACAACCAACTGATCGGATTAAACACTAACAATAGAGTCTACAAGTACAATGGGTTTTTCTTTAGTGAAGTAGGCATAATTGGACAACCGGGTCTAGACATTAGAGCAACTTCAAATTATTTGATAGTAACTTCAGCCAATCATGTTTTTATTTACAATACTACTTTGGGACAAATCATTCATCTTCAAAGTTCACAAATAACCAGCGCATCGGTGACATTCACTTGTGCCACAATTATAAACGAAAATATTTATATCGGAACTTCCGAAAATGGTGTTATAGCTTCCTCCATAAGTGCTCCGACTAACTTTGAATTTATAATGCCTAATGGGCCAATAAAAAACAACATGTTTGCCATCAATAGTTCTTCCTCTAATCTTTGGGCAGTATATGGCGGTTATGACATTTCCTATAATCCATACACTTATATTGGATTCGATTTAACAAAATTTGGAATTAGTAAATATGCAGCAACTGGTTGGCTAAATATTCCTTATTCAGATGTTTTGGAAGCTAAATCCTTGTCTAAAATAACCGTCAATCCTAATGATGAAACCCAAGTCTATATTAGTTCTTATCATAGTGGTTTACTCAAATTGGAAAACGATGTGCCGACAACTCTTTTAGACCACACTAACAGCGGATTGGAATCTTTGGGAACTGGCGTTAATACTAGCGTCAGAATAAACGGAACCGCTTTTGACCGACAAGGAAACCTTTGGGTAACCAATAGTAAGATTAAAAATGGGTTAAAAGTCTTAAGAACAACCGGACAATGGCAATCCTATGATATGGATGGTATTTTAGACAATTTTGTAGCCAATAATTTAAACAAAATTGTAATTGACAACAGCGGAACGAAATGGATGGCTACTCAGCTAGACGGTGTTATCGCTTTCAACGAAAATACCAATATTTTCAAAAAAATAACTGATGGTGTTGATTTAGGAAACCTTCCATCCAGAGATGTTCGGGCTATTGCTGTAGACAATCGTAATCAGTTATGGATTGGAACCAACAAAGGCCTTCGTGTTTTGCCAAGCACAAGTAGTTATAACGGAACAGACCAAATGAAAGCCAATCCCATTATCATTTTGGAAGAAGATTTGGCGCAAGAACTTTTATTCGAACAATTCATCACCGATATTGCTGTGAACGGTTCTAATCAAAAATGGATCTCTACCGCAGATTCGGGTGTTTTTCTCTTTTCTTCTAATGGTCAAGAAACGATTTATCATTTTACCAAAGACAACTCACCACTTCCCAGTAATGTAGTTAACGATGTTGAAATCAACGCCGAGACCGGTGAAGTTTTCTTCGCCACTGATAAAGGTTTGGTCTCATTCCAAGGCACTTCAACCAAACCGGCAGACAGTTTACAAGACGTGTATGTTTATCCTAATCCGGTTCGTCCCGAGTTTGTTGGAACAGTTAAAATCGCCGGTTTAATCTCCAAAGCAAATATCAAAATCACTGATATCGAAGGCAATTTAGTTTATGAAACCACTTCCGAAGGCGGAACAGTCGAATGGGATACTACTGCTTTTGGCAAATACAAAGTAGCATCCGGAGTCTATATGATTTTTATCGCTGCAGAAGATGCTTCAGAAACTGCCGTTAAAAAAGTGATGATAATAAGATAA
- the recO gene encoding DNA repair protein RecO, which produces MLVKTKAIVISSLKYQEKSLIVKCFTLSDGLKSYFVPNAFSAKKSSRSFGTKMAYFQPLTLLEIEANHKNKATLEHFKEIKLSTAYHTINTDVIKSTMVIFLSEILHHSIQEEEKNENLFIFLESALLWLDNHEETSNFHLILMLEVTKFLGFYPDTSEIGGKHFEMKDGFFTPFLGIGCLSEHETHLFKKLIDLKFDSNQKVFAGVERQMLLKILLDYYAIHLDGFKKPKSLDVLKEVFA; this is translated from the coding sequence ATGTTAGTCAAAACCAAAGCCATTGTCATTTCCTCCCTAAAATACCAAGAAAAAAGCTTGATAGTGAAATGCTTTACGCTTAGTGATGGCTTGAAAAGTTATTTTGTTCCCAATGCTTTTTCGGCTAAAAAATCCTCCCGAAGCTTCGGGACAAAAATGGCTTATTTCCAACCGTTGACTTTACTCGAAATTGAAGCCAATCACAAGAATAAAGCCACTTTAGAACATTTCAAAGAAATCAAACTTTCTACAGCTTATCACACCATAAATACCGATGTCATCAAGAGTACAATGGTAATTTTTCTTTCGGAAATTCTCCATCATAGCATCCAAGAAGAAGAAAAAAACGAAAACTTATTTATCTTTTTAGAATCGGCATTACTTTGGCTAGATAATCATGAAGAAACCTCTAACTTTCATTTGATTTTAATGTTGGAAGTCACCAAATTCCTTGGTTTCTATCCCGACACTTCTGAAATTGGAGGCAAACATTTTGAAATGAAAGATGGCTTTTTTACTCCGTTTCTAGGAATCGGCTGTCTTAGCGAACACGAAACGCATCTGTTCAAAAAACTCATCGACTTAAAATTTGACAGTAATCAAAAGGTTTTCGCCGGAGTGGAACGCCAAATGCTGCTCAAAATCCTACTCGACTATTATGCAATCCATCTTGACGGATTCAAAAAACCAAAATCTCTGGACGTTTTAAAAGAAGTTTTTGCATAA
- the ileS gene encoding isoleucine--tRNA ligase has product MSTKFTEYKGLDLPTVASEVLDFWKKNNVFEQSVTSREGATPYVFFEGPPSANGLPGIHHVMARAIKDIFCRYKTQKGFQVKRKAGWDTHGLPVELGTEKELGITKEDIGKTISIEEYNEACKKTVMRYTDVWNDLTEKMGYWVDMEDPYVTYKSKYMESVWWLLKQIYDKGLLYKGYTIQPYSPKAGTGLSSHEVNQPGSYRDVTDTTVVAQFKTKNETLPNFLQGFGDIHILAWTTTPWTLPSNTALTVGPKIDYVLVKTFNQYTFEPVNVILAKNLVGKQFAGKFVVAENDNDFANYKAEDKKIPYQILTECKGATLVDIRYEQLMPLVLPYQNAENAFRVISGDFVTTEDGTGIVHTAPTFGADDAKVAKEATPEVPPMLVLDEIGNPVPLVDLQGKFIQGLGDYSGKYVKNEYYEANEAPERSADVEIAIQLKEENKAFKVEKYVHSYPHSWRTDEPLLYYPLDSWFIKVTDVKDRMFDLNETINWKPKATGEGRFGNWLKNANDWNLSRSRYWGIPLPIWRTEDKQEEVLIGSVEELYNAIETAIQAGVETVNPFKGFEVGNMSEENYNLVDLHKNVVDNITLISPSGKPMKRESDLIDVWFDSGAMPYAQWHYPFENKDKIDENKDFPADFIAEGVDQTRGWFYTLHAIGTLVFDKIAYKNVVSNGLVLDKNGQKMSKRLGNAVDPFTTLAEYGPDATRWYMIANANPWDNLKFDIEGVAEVRRKFFGTLYNTYSFFSLYANIDGFKYAEAEIPLNERPEIDRWILSELHTLIKVVDEAYADYEPTKAARAISDFVQENLSNWYVRLCRRRFWKGEYGTDKIAAYQTLYTCLLNVAKLSAPIAPFFMDKLYRDLTQATHTEEFESVHLAKFPNSVENFVDKSLESKMMKAQTISSLVLSLRKKEMIKVRQPLQKVMIPILDEHQRAEIEAVSDLIKAEVNVKEIELLDDASGVLVKQIKPNFKTLGPRFGKDMGLISKEIQSFTAEQINELDSKGELTLVISGKSIILSLEDVEISSQDIPGWLVANANGITVALDITLTEELKNEGIARELVNRIQNLRKDSGFEVTDKIKVHLQHNDILAKAIQENENYIKSETLTETLVLDNEVSNGTEIEFDEIKTRILISK; this is encoded by the coding sequence ATGAGTACTAAGTTTACTGAATACAAAGGACTTGACCTACCAACCGTAGCCTCTGAAGTTCTTGATTTTTGGAAAAAAAATAACGTCTTTGAGCAAAGTGTAACTTCACGTGAAGGTGCCACGCCTTATGTGTTTTTTGAAGGACCGCCGTCTGCGAATGGCTTACCCGGAATTCACCACGTAATGGCACGTGCGATAAAAGATATTTTTTGTCGTTATAAAACTCAAAAAGGTTTCCAAGTGAAGCGAAAAGCGGGTTGGGACACACATGGTTTGCCTGTTGAACTAGGCACCGAAAAAGAATTAGGCATCACAAAAGAAGATATCGGAAAAACCATTTCCATCGAAGAATACAACGAAGCGTGTAAAAAAACCGTTATGCGTTACACTGACGTTTGGAACGACTTAACCGAAAAAATGGGCTATTGGGTTGATATGGAAGATCCGTATGTGACTTACAAATCCAAATACATGGAAAGCGTTTGGTGGCTTTTGAAACAAATCTATGATAAAGGTTTATTATACAAAGGCTACACGATTCAGCCCTATTCTCCAAAAGCCGGAACCGGATTATCTTCACACGAAGTAAACCAACCGGGAAGTTATAGAGATGTAACAGATACAACGGTTGTAGCGCAGTTCAAAACAAAAAACGAAACCTTACCCAACTTCCTTCAAGGGTTTGGTGACATCCACATATTGGCTTGGACGACCACGCCATGGACGTTGCCAAGTAACACGGCTTTGACTGTCGGACCAAAAATAGATTATGTCTTGGTAAAAACCTTTAACCAATATACTTTCGAACCGGTTAACGTTATTTTGGCTAAAAATTTAGTCGGAAAACAATTCGCCGGGAAATTTGTGGTTGCTGAAAATGACAATGATTTTGCCAATTACAAAGCCGAAGATAAAAAAATACCATACCAAATTTTAACCGAATGTAAAGGTGCAACTTTAGTCGATATCCGTTACGAACAGTTAATGCCATTGGTTTTACCATATCAAAATGCTGAAAATGCTTTTAGAGTAATTTCAGGAGATTTCGTAACTACCGAAGACGGAACCGGAATTGTGCACACCGCGCCGACTTTTGGTGCCGATGATGCCAAAGTTGCCAAAGAAGCAACGCCGGAAGTACCGCCAATGTTGGTTTTAGACGAAATCGGAAATCCTGTACCGCTTGTTGATTTACAAGGGAAATTCATCCAAGGTTTGGGCGATTACTCCGGTAAATATGTAAAGAATGAATATTACGAAGCCAATGAAGCACCGGAACGTTCAGCCGATGTGGAAATTGCCATTCAGTTAAAAGAAGAAAACAAAGCCTTCAAAGTAGAAAAATACGTTCACAGTTATCCGCACAGTTGGAGAACCGACGAACCGTTGTTATATTATCCGTTAGATTCTTGGTTCATCAAAGTAACCGATGTTAAAGATAGAATGTTCGACCTTAACGAAACCATCAATTGGAAACCAAAAGCTACAGGTGAAGGTCGTTTTGGAAATTGGTTGAAAAATGCTAATGATTGGAACTTATCGCGTTCAAGATATTGGGGCATTCCATTACCAATTTGGCGTACCGAAGACAAACAGGAAGAAGTATTGATCGGTTCGGTGGAAGAACTATACAACGCTATCGAAACCGCCATCCAAGCCGGAGTCGAAACCGTAAATCCTTTCAAAGGTTTTGAAGTGGGCAACATGAGCGAGGAAAACTATAATTTAGTGGACTTGCATAAAAATGTAGTTGATAATATCACCTTAATTTCTCCGTCAGGCAAGCCGATGAAACGCGAAAGCGATTTGATTGACGTTTGGTTTGATTCGGGTGCCATGCCTTATGCACAATGGCATTATCCATTCGAAAACAAAGATAAAATTGACGAAAACAAAGATTTTCCAGCCGATTTCATCGCCGAAGGTGTTGATCAAACTCGTGGTTGGTTTTATACTTTACACGCTATCGGAACGTTGGTTTTTGATAAAATTGCCTACAAAAATGTAGTGTCGAACGGTTTGGTACTAGACAAAAACGGACAAAAAATGTCCAAACGTTTAGGTAATGCTGTTGATCCATTTACAACCTTAGCAGAATATGGTCCGGATGCGACGCGTTGGTACATGATTGCGAATGCGAATCCTTGGGACAACTTAAAATTTGATATCGAAGGCGTTGCTGAAGTACGCCGTAAGTTCTTCGGAACGCTATATAATACTTATTCATTCTTTAGTTTATATGCGAACATTGACGGATTCAAATACGCGGAAGCGGAAATTCCATTAAACGAAAGACCTGAAATTGATCGTTGGATTTTATCCGAATTGCATACGTTGATTAAAGTCGTAGATGAAGCTTACGCCGATTATGAACCAACCAAAGCTGCAAGAGCTATTTCCGACTTTGTTCAAGAGAATTTGAGCAACTGGTATGTTCGTTTGTGCAGAAGAAGATTCTGGAAAGGCGAATACGGAACTGATAAAATTGCCGCTTACCAAACCTTGTATACTTGTTTGTTGAACGTAGCCAAATTGTCCGCACCCATCGCGCCGTTCTTTATGGACAAACTTTACAGAGATTTAACGCAGGCAACACATACAGAGGAATTTGAGTCAGTACATTTGGCGAAATTTCCAAATTCGGTTGAAAACTTTGTTGATAAATCACTTGAAAGCAAAATGATGAAAGCACAGACGATTTCATCACTCGTTTTATCACTCCGTAAAAAGGAAATGATAAAAGTGCGTCAGCCTTTGCAAAAGGTAATGATACCAATACTTGACGAGCATCAACGTGCTGAAATCGAGGCCGTTTCCGACCTGATAAAAGCCGAAGTAAACGTCAAAGAAATCGAACTTTTAGACGATGCGTCTGGGGTTTTGGTGAAGCAAATCAAGCCGAATTTCAAAACACTCGGTCCGCGTTTTGGTAAAGACATGGGTTTGATTTCCAAAGAGATACAAAGTTTTACAGCGGAACAAATTAATGAATTAGACAGTAAAGGTGAGTTAACGCTTGTTATTTCAGGAAAAAGTATAATTTTATCCTTAGAAGACGTAGAGATTTCTTCCCAAGACATTCCGGGTTGGTTGGTAGCCAATGCAAATGGCATAACTGTTGCGCTAGATATTACGCTTACCGAAGAATTGAAAAACGAAGGTATCGCCAGAGAATTGGTTAACCGAATCCAAAACCTTAGAAAAGACAGCGGATTTGAAGTGACCGACAAAATAAAAGTTCATTTACAACATAATGATATATTGGCGAAAGCCATACAAGAAAACGAAAACTATATCAAATCAGAAACGTTAACCGAAACCTTAGTTTTAGACAATGAAGTTTCCAATGGTACTGAGATAGAGTTTGACGAGATAAAAACAAGAATATTAATTTCTAAATAA
- a CDS encoding TraR/DksA C4-type zinc finger protein produces the protein MVEEKLRYSDADLAEFKEIILAKIEKAKADLDLIKSAYMNDLNNGTDDTSPTFKAFEEGSETMSKEANSQLAIRQEKFIRDLKNALFRVENKTYGVCKVTGKLISKERLKIVPHATMSIEAKNLQR, from the coding sequence ATGGTAGAAGAAAAATTAAGATACTCAGATGCTGATTTAGCAGAGTTCAAAGAAATTATTTTAGCGAAAATTGAAAAAGCAAAAGCCGATTTAGACTTGATAAAAAGCGCCTATATGAATGATTTAAACAACGGTACTGATGACACATCGCCTACGTTTAAAGCTTTCGAAGAAGGAAGCGAAACCATGTCAAAAGAAGCCAACTCTCAATTAGCAATTCGCCAAGAGAAGTTTATTCGCGATTTAAAAAATGCGCTTTTCCGTGTGGAAAACAAAACTTACGGTGTTTGCAAAGTAACCGGTAAGCTGATTTCAAAAGAAAGATTGAAAATAGTTCCTCACGCGACTATGAGTATAGAAGCTAAAAATTTACAACGATAA
- a CDS encoding LVIVD repeat-containing protein gives MKKSYLLLLFFFSIFAVSCDNDDNAELAKFAVPTVKSLADIRADVSVTAARQTQSDGKIYVTEDYLFYIAQESGVHIFNNTNPASPVNIAFINLDGVHDISVKGNYLYADNFVDLLVFDISNIQNITLVRTIENSIAFSPTFPQEAEFYDYTVYPTGDEIITGFDIQMRNRPEGEFITLANDALASFESANGGNIGTGGSYARFQINGDALYTIDAYKLNVFNIANPVNAFFDKEVYMTQWFGGGVFETLFIQKEILFVGSTTGMYTVDAEDEFNPFFVSGFSHATACDPVVVYGNTAYITVRGGSSCGAIDDQINVIDVTDIAAPTLLSTYLLDEPYGLGIKNGVLYVGCGNNGLKVFNAVNSTNLTLENTYPINVKDIIPLDSHLIVVGNNHITQYSYGPNFTLTPISEIDL, from the coding sequence ATGAAAAAATCTTATTTACTCCTCCTTTTCTTTTTTTCAATTTTCGCAGTCTCTTGTGACAATGACGACAATGCTGAATTGGCAAAATTCGCGGTTCCAACAGTAAAATCTTTAGCCGACATCAGAGCTGATGTATCAGTTACAGCGGCAAGACAAACCCAATCGGACGGAAAAATTTATGTAACAGAAGATTATCTTTTTTACATTGCTCAAGAATCAGGCGTTCACATATTTAATAATACCAATCCGGCTTCTCCGGTGAATATTGCCTTTATCAATTTGGATGGTGTTCATGATATTTCTGTAAAAGGGAATTACCTCTATGCTGACAATTTTGTGGATTTGTTGGTTTTTGATATTTCTAATATCCAAAATATTACTTTGGTTAGAACCATTGAAAATAGTATTGCTTTTTCCCCAACTTTTCCCCAAGAGGCTGAGTTTTATGATTACACTGTTTATCCGACAGGCGACGAAATCATCACCGGGTTTGACATTCAAATGAGAAACAGACCGGAAGGCGAATTTATAACTTTAGCAAATGATGCTTTGGCTTCCTTTGAAAGTGCTAATGGTGGGAATATTGGCACCGGAGGTTCTTATGCACGTTTTCAAATTAATGGCGATGCGCTTTACACGATTGATGCTTATAAGTTGAATGTTTTCAATATAGCCAATCCGGTTAATGCTTTTTTTGACAAAGAAGTTTATATGACCCAATGGTTTGGCGGTGGTGTATTTGAAACTTTATTCATCCAAAAAGAAATTTTATTTGTTGGTTCTACCACCGGAATGTATACCGTTGATGCGGAAGATGAATTTAATCCCTTTTTTGTTTCCGGATTTTCTCATGCTACGGCTTGTGATCCGGTTGTCGTTTATGGAAATACGGCTTATATTACAGTTCGAGGCGGTTCTTCTTGTGGTGCCATTGACGATCAAATTAACGTAATTGATGTGACCGATATTGCTGCTCCAACTTTGCTTTCTACGTATTTACTTGATGAACCTTATGGTTTGGGAATTAAAAACGGCGTTTTGTATGTAGGTTGCGGAAACAATGGTTTAAAGGTTTTTAATGCTGTCAATAGCACTAATCTTACTTTAGAAAACACGTATCCAATCAATGTAAAAGACATTATTCCATTGGACAGTCATTTGATTGTGGTTGGTAATAATCACATAACCCAATACAGTTACGGTCCGAATTTCACTTTGACGCCGATAAGCGAAATAGATTTATAA
- a CDS encoding lipoprotein signal peptidase: MSLRNSILIIAVILLIDQFTKIYIKTNFVYGEAGQIDITNWFKILLIENEGMAWGTKIPGEYGKLFLTLFRILAVFGIGYWLYDASTKHSSRYLMVAIALIFAGAAGNIIDSVFYGVIFDDSYGHLSTMFSDQPYGTWFHGKVVDMLYFPIIEGHFPDWLPIWGGQPFKFFNAIFNIADMAISTGVGILIVFNKKAFAKKTAIENYTES; the protein is encoded by the coding sequence ATGTCATTACGCAATTCCATTTTAATCATCGCTGTTATTTTATTGATCGATCAATTTACCAAGATTTATATCAAAACCAATTTTGTTTATGGTGAAGCGGGTCAAATTGACATCACCAATTGGTTTAAAATATTGCTGATTGAAAACGAAGGGATGGCATGGGGAACAAAAATTCCGGGAGAATACGGTAAATTATTTCTAACGCTTTTCAGAATTTTAGCAGTTTTCGGAATTGGATATTGGTTGTATGATGCCAGTACCAAACACAGTTCAAGATATTTAATGGTTGCCATTGCTTTGATATTTGCAGGTGCTGCCGGAAATATAATCGATTCTGTTTTCTACGGTGTTATTTTTGATGACAGCTACGGCCATTTATCAACCATGTTCTCTGACCAACCTTATGGCACTTGGTTTCATGGAAAAGTAGTCGACATGCTATACTTCCCGATTATCGAAGGACACTTTCCGGATTGGTTACCCATTTGGGGCGGACAACCTTTCAAATTCTTCAATGCCATTTTCAACATAGCCGATATGGCGATTTCAACCGGTGTTGGTATTTTGATTGTTTTCAATAAAAAGGCTTTCGCCAAAAAAACGGCTATCGAAAACTATACAGAGTCATAG